The Glycine soja cultivar W05 chromosome 3, ASM419377v2, whole genome shotgun sequence genome window below encodes:
- the LOC114405702 gene encoding uncharacterized protein LOC114405702 isoform X1 — MSNDIFDRQLLAEKLLKLNNSQQSIESLSHWCISHRKRAKEIVETWDKLFNASQKEQRVSFLYLANDILQNSRRKGSEFVNEFWKVLPAALRHVYESGDEDGRKAVTRLVDIWEERKVFGSRGQGLKDDVMGKNPLPSASNGKSSNSIKIVKRDAHSVRIKLAVGGLPEKILTAFQPILDQHLNEEASLNNCSAAVREVGKVVEDVENTLAQEMASSGPAISFPGTPIITTAKLNWKNYLSWSASVELWFLGQGHHDHLENSAEAVPIDKRPEWEKLDYQLCAVLWQSVEPDVLEILRSFKTCCSFWKKAREIFANDIQSLFDATMKVTTLKQTSHDMIAHIGKARAAMEELKRFLVADSLEEVNRKLDKFYMVLILRSLHFDFDHVRDQVLAGDQVPSMDSLITRLLCVSHALKEENPADTVETSAMVAPHGRGGGRNSRGGRSGRGGRPQCTYCKRMGHTQENCYSLHGFPDKVAKVAQTEKSESKFSDEEYQEYLKLKSEKSSSQTSSSSVPCYSTACISQSIDGPSPWILDSGASNHISGTWHESTDWKRM, encoded by the exons ATGAGCAATGACATATTTGATAGACAGTTGTTAGCAGAGAAGTTGTTGAAACTCAACAATTCACAACAAAGCATTGAAT CACTTTCCCATTGGTGTATTTCTCACCGGAAGAGAGCAAAAGAAATAGTTGAAACTTGGGATAAATTGTTCAATGCTTCCCAGAAAGAGCAGCGTGTCTCTTTTCTATACTTGGCTAATGACATATTGCAAAATAGTAGGCGAAAGGGCAGTGAGTTTGTCAATGAATTCTGGAAAGTTCTTCCAGCAGCTCTCAGGCATGTCTATGAAAGTGGTGATGAAGATGGAAGGAAAGCAGTGACCAGACTA GTTGACATATGGGAAGAGAGGAAGGTTTTTGGTTCACGAGGTCAAGGTCTTAAGGATGATGTAATGGGCAAGAATCCCCTTCCATCTGCTAGCAATGGAAAGAGTTCAAATTCTATCAAGATAGTGAAGAGGGATGCCCACTCAGTGAGAATA AAACTGGCTGTTGGGGGTTTGCCAGAGAAAATACTAACAGCATTTCAGCCCATTCTTGATCAACATCTTAATGAGGAAGCTTCCTTAAACAACTGCAGTGCTGCTGTGCGTGAAGTGGGTAAAGTTGTGGAAGATGTTGAAAATACATTGGCTCAAG AAATGGCTTCATCTGGACCTGCAATCTCATTCCCTGGAACTCCGATTATCACAACAGCGAAACTCAACTGGAAGAATTACTTATCTTGGTCCGCTTCAGTGGAACTATGGTTTCTCGGCCAAGGGCACCATGATCACTTGGAGAATAGTGCTGAGGCGGTTCCAATCGATAAAAGACCTGAGTGGGAAAAGCTGGATTATCAACTTTGTGCTGTTTTATGGCAATCTGTTGAGCCAGATGTTTTGGAGATTCTGAGATCGTTCAAAACATGTTGCTCCTTCTGGAAGAAGGCCCGAGAAATCTTTGCCAATGATATTCAAAGCTTATTTGATGCAACCATGAAGGTTACAACCCTTAAGCAGACCAGCCACGACATGATTGCACATATAGGTAAAGCTCGGGCTGCAATGGAAGAGTTGAAGAGATTTTTGGTGGCTGATTCATTGGAGGAAGTGAATAGAAAGCTGGATAAGTTCTACATGGTTCTTATCTTGAGGAGTCTACATTTCGACTTTGATCATGTACGTGATCAAGTTCTTGCTGGAGACCAAGTTCCATCAATGGACTCACTCATCACTAGGCTGCTTTGTGTGTCTCATGCACTGAAAGAAGAAAATCCAGCTGATACGGTGGAAACGTCAGCCATGGTTGCACCTCATGGGAGAGGGGGAGGTCGTAACAGTAGAGGAGGTCGCAGTGGAAGAGGTGGACGTCCTCAATGCACATATTGCAAGAGGATGGGCCACACTCAAGAGAATTGCTACTCCCTGCATGGCTTTCCTGACAAAGTTGCCAAGGTAGCTCAGACAGAAAAATCAGAGTCTAAGTTCTCTGATGAAGAGTACCAAGAGTATTTGAAGCTGAAATCTGAGAAATCCAGCAGCCAGACTTCATCTTCCTCTGTACCATGTTATTCAACAGCATGTATTTCTCAATCTATTGACGGTCCCAGTCCTTGGATACTTGATTCAGGTGCCTCTAATCATATTTCTG GAACATGGCACGAGTCGACTGATTGGAAAAGGATGTGA
- the LOC114405702 gene encoding uncharacterized protein LOC114405702 isoform X2, producing the protein MSNDIFDRQLLAEKLLKLNNSQQSIESLSHWCISHRKRAKEIVETWDKLFNASQKEQRVSFLYLANDILQNSRRKGSEFVNEFWKVLPAALRHVYESGDEDGRKAVTRLVDIWEERKVFGSRGQGLKDDVMGKNPLPSASNGKSSNSIKIVKRDAHSVRIKLAVGGLPEKILTAFQPILDQHLNEEASLNNCSAAVREVGKVVEDVENTLAQEMASSGPAISFPGTPIITTAKLNWKNYLSWSASVELWFLGQGHHDHLENSAEAVPIDKRPEWEKLDYQLCAVLWQSVEPDVLEILRSFKTCCSFWKKAREIFANDIQSLFDATMKVTTLKQTSHDMIAHIGKARAAMEELKRFLVADSLEEVNRKLDKFYMVLILRSLHFDFDHVRDQVLAGDQVPSMDSLITRLLCVSHALKEENPADTVETSAMVAPHGRGGGRNSRGGRSGRGGRPQCTYCKRMGHTQENCYSLHGFPDKVAKVAQTEKSESKFSDEEYQEYLKLKSEKSSSQTSSSSVPCYSTACISQSIDGPSPWILDSGTWHESTDWKRM; encoded by the exons ATGAGCAATGACATATTTGATAGACAGTTGTTAGCAGAGAAGTTGTTGAAACTCAACAATTCACAACAAAGCATTGAAT CACTTTCCCATTGGTGTATTTCTCACCGGAAGAGAGCAAAAGAAATAGTTGAAACTTGGGATAAATTGTTCAATGCTTCCCAGAAAGAGCAGCGTGTCTCTTTTCTATACTTGGCTAATGACATATTGCAAAATAGTAGGCGAAAGGGCAGTGAGTTTGTCAATGAATTCTGGAAAGTTCTTCCAGCAGCTCTCAGGCATGTCTATGAAAGTGGTGATGAAGATGGAAGGAAAGCAGTGACCAGACTA GTTGACATATGGGAAGAGAGGAAGGTTTTTGGTTCACGAGGTCAAGGTCTTAAGGATGATGTAATGGGCAAGAATCCCCTTCCATCTGCTAGCAATGGAAAGAGTTCAAATTCTATCAAGATAGTGAAGAGGGATGCCCACTCAGTGAGAATA AAACTGGCTGTTGGGGGTTTGCCAGAGAAAATACTAACAGCATTTCAGCCCATTCTTGATCAACATCTTAATGAGGAAGCTTCCTTAAACAACTGCAGTGCTGCTGTGCGTGAAGTGGGTAAAGTTGTGGAAGATGTTGAAAATACATTGGCTCAAG AAATGGCTTCATCTGGACCTGCAATCTCATTCCCTGGAACTCCGATTATCACAACAGCGAAACTCAACTGGAAGAATTACTTATCTTGGTCCGCTTCAGTGGAACTATGGTTTCTCGGCCAAGGGCACCATGATCACTTGGAGAATAGTGCTGAGGCGGTTCCAATCGATAAAAGACCTGAGTGGGAAAAGCTGGATTATCAACTTTGTGCTGTTTTATGGCAATCTGTTGAGCCAGATGTTTTGGAGATTCTGAGATCGTTCAAAACATGTTGCTCCTTCTGGAAGAAGGCCCGAGAAATCTTTGCCAATGATATTCAAAGCTTATTTGATGCAACCATGAAGGTTACAACCCTTAAGCAGACCAGCCACGACATGATTGCACATATAGGTAAAGCTCGGGCTGCAATGGAAGAGTTGAAGAGATTTTTGGTGGCTGATTCATTGGAGGAAGTGAATAGAAAGCTGGATAAGTTCTACATGGTTCTTATCTTGAGGAGTCTACATTTCGACTTTGATCATGTACGTGATCAAGTTCTTGCTGGAGACCAAGTTCCATCAATGGACTCACTCATCACTAGGCTGCTTTGTGTGTCTCATGCACTGAAAGAAGAAAATCCAGCTGATACGGTGGAAACGTCAGCCATGGTTGCACCTCATGGGAGAGGGGGAGGTCGTAACAGTAGAGGAGGTCGCAGTGGAAGAGGTGGACGTCCTCAATGCACATATTGCAAGAGGATGGGCCACACTCAAGAGAATTGCTACTCCCTGCATGGCTTTCCTGACAAAGTTGCCAAGGTAGCTCAGACAGAAAAATCAGAGTCTAAGTTCTCTGATGAAGAGTACCAAGAGTATTTGAAGCTGAAATCTGAGAAATCCAGCAGCCAGACTTCATCTTCCTCTGTACCATGTTATTCAACAGCATGTATTTCTCAATCTATTGACGGTCCCAGTCCTTGGATACTTGATTCAG GAACATGGCACGAGTCGACTGATTGGAAAAGGATGTGA
- the LOC114405702 gene encoding regulation of nuclear pre-mRNA domain-containing protein 1B-like isoform X3, whose translation MSNDIFDRQLLAEKLLKLNNSQQSIESLSHWCISHRKRAKEIVETWDKLFNASQKEQRVSFLYLANDILQNSRRKGSEFVNEFWKVLPAALRHVYESGDEDGRKAVTRLVDIWEERKVFGSRGQGLKDDVMGKNPLPSASNGKSSNSIKIVKRDAHSVRIKLAVGGLPEKILTAFQPILDQHLNEEASLNNCSAAVREVGKVVEDVENTLAQGNQLGSTLVNDLQEQEEKLKQYMEQLENAEAARDSLLSQLKHALQEQVQLFLQESRQELVHTQLLVARSQIKKVVGIRKQLNQAAEATNPSQPTSVSYAPFQTTEDDSKKAAAAAVAAKLAASASSAQMLTSVLSSLVAEEAASLNGSLNSTGFSSGLPIFNPEKRPKLEKPTPAHDASNYDMANSPFYATMQQPSLANVPLAPSVGMQAVSQASQLQPAFASPPPPPLHSLANQPSNQYVQSTGLMAGGIPYGYRSNSLPPPPPPPLPPHMAIGLSMPGTQPAQQQQQSPPGFYRPPGIGFYGKSHPSTPPPVPRQ comes from the exons ATGAGCAATGACATATTTGATAGACAGTTGTTAGCAGAGAAGTTGTTGAAACTCAACAATTCACAACAAAGCATTGAAT CACTTTCCCATTGGTGTATTTCTCACCGGAAGAGAGCAAAAGAAATAGTTGAAACTTGGGATAAATTGTTCAATGCTTCCCAGAAAGAGCAGCGTGTCTCTTTTCTATACTTGGCTAATGACATATTGCAAAATAGTAGGCGAAAGGGCAGTGAGTTTGTCAATGAATTCTGGAAAGTTCTTCCAGCAGCTCTCAGGCATGTCTATGAAAGTGGTGATGAAGATGGAAGGAAAGCAGTGACCAGACTA GTTGACATATGGGAAGAGAGGAAGGTTTTTGGTTCACGAGGTCAAGGTCTTAAGGATGATGTAATGGGCAAGAATCCCCTTCCATCTGCTAGCAATGGAAAGAGTTCAAATTCTATCAAGATAGTGAAGAGGGATGCCCACTCAGTGAGAATA AAACTGGCTGTTGGGGGTTTGCCAGAGAAAATACTAACAGCATTTCAGCCCATTCTTGATCAACATCTTAATGAGGAAGCTTCCTTAAACAACTGCAGTGCTGCTGTGCGTGAAGTGGGTAAAGTTGTGGAAGATGTTGAAAATACATTGGCTCAAG GAAACCAGTTAGGATCTACTTTGGTGAATGACTTACAAGAGCAGGAAGAAAAGCTTAAACAATATATGGAGCAACTTGAAAATGCGGAGGCTGCAAGGGATTCATTGCTTTCTCAGCTTAAGCATGCACTTCAGGAACAAGTACAGTTGTTTCTACAA GAATCAAGGCAAGAGCTCGTTCACACCCAGTTGCTA GTTGCACGAAGCCAGATCAAGAAAGTGGTTGGTATCAGGAAGCAGCTTAACCAAGCAGCAGAAGCCACAAATCCATCTCAGCCTACTTCTGTATCATATGCTCCTTTCCAAACTACTGAAGATGATAGCAAGAAGGCAGCAGCAGCTGCCGTTGCTGCTAAGCTTGCTGCCTCTGCATCCTCTGCCCAGATGCTTACATCTGTTCTTTCTTCTCTTGTTGCGGAAGAAGCTGCCTCCTTGAATGGTAGCTTAAATTCTACAGGATTTTCATCAGGATTACCTATTTTCAACCCAGAGAAAAGACCCAAACTTGAAAAACCAACACCTGCTCATGATGCTAGCAATTATGATATGGCCAACTCTCCCTTTTATGCCACTATGCAACAGCCATCACTGGCAAATGTACCACTTGCACCGTCAGTTGGCATGCAAGCTGTGTCTCAAGCCAGTCAATTACAACCTGCATTTGCTTCACCACCCCCTCCCCCACTTCATTCTTTGGCAAATCAACCATCAAATCAATATGTCCAATCAACTGGTTTGATGGCTGGGGGAATTCCTTATGGATACAGATCAAATAGCCTACCACCTCCACCTCCACCTCCTTTGCCGCCACACATGGCAATAGGTTTATCAATGCCTGGCACTCAACCAGCACAGCAGCAACAGCAGTCTCCACCGGGATTTTACAGGCCACCTGGCATAGGGTTTTATGGGAAAAGCCACCCATCAACACCACCACCAGTACCTAGGCAGTGA
- the LOC114405702 gene encoding regulation of nuclear pre-mRNA domain-containing protein 1B-like isoform X4, whose product MSNDIFDRQLLAEKLLKLNNSQQSIESLSHWCISHRKRAKEIVETWDKLFNASQKEQRVSFLYLANDILQNSRRKGSEFVNEFWKVLPAALRHVYESGDEDGRKAVTRLVDIWEERKVFGSRGQGLKDDVMGKNPLPSASNGKSSNSIKIVKRDAHSVRIKLAVGGLPEKILTAFQPILDQHLNEEASLNNCSAAVREVGKVVEDVENTLAQGNQLGSTLVNDLQEQEEKLKQYMEQLENAEAARDSLLSQLKHALQEQESRQELVHTQLLVARSQIKKVVGIRKQLNQAAEATNPSQPTSVSYAPFQTTEDDSKKAAAAAVAAKLAASASSAQMLTSVLSSLVAEEAASLNGSLNSTGFSSGLPIFNPEKRPKLEKPTPAHDASNYDMANSPFYATMQQPSLANVPLAPSVGMQAVSQASQLQPAFASPPPPPLHSLANQPSNQYVQSTGLMAGGIPYGYRSNSLPPPPPPPLPPHMAIGLSMPGTQPAQQQQQSPPGFYRPPGIGFYGKSHPSTPPPVPRQ is encoded by the exons ATGAGCAATGACATATTTGATAGACAGTTGTTAGCAGAGAAGTTGTTGAAACTCAACAATTCACAACAAAGCATTGAAT CACTTTCCCATTGGTGTATTTCTCACCGGAAGAGAGCAAAAGAAATAGTTGAAACTTGGGATAAATTGTTCAATGCTTCCCAGAAAGAGCAGCGTGTCTCTTTTCTATACTTGGCTAATGACATATTGCAAAATAGTAGGCGAAAGGGCAGTGAGTTTGTCAATGAATTCTGGAAAGTTCTTCCAGCAGCTCTCAGGCATGTCTATGAAAGTGGTGATGAAGATGGAAGGAAAGCAGTGACCAGACTA GTTGACATATGGGAAGAGAGGAAGGTTTTTGGTTCACGAGGTCAAGGTCTTAAGGATGATGTAATGGGCAAGAATCCCCTTCCATCTGCTAGCAATGGAAAGAGTTCAAATTCTATCAAGATAGTGAAGAGGGATGCCCACTCAGTGAGAATA AAACTGGCTGTTGGGGGTTTGCCAGAGAAAATACTAACAGCATTTCAGCCCATTCTTGATCAACATCTTAATGAGGAAGCTTCCTTAAACAACTGCAGTGCTGCTGTGCGTGAAGTGGGTAAAGTTGTGGAAGATGTTGAAAATACATTGGCTCAAG GAAACCAGTTAGGATCTACTTTGGTGAATGACTTACAAGAGCAGGAAGAAAAGCTTAAACAATATATGGAGCAACTTGAAAATGCGGAGGCTGCAAGGGATTCATTGCTTTCTCAGCTTAAGCATGCACTTCAGGAACAA GAATCAAGGCAAGAGCTCGTTCACACCCAGTTGCTA GTTGCACGAAGCCAGATCAAGAAAGTGGTTGGTATCAGGAAGCAGCTTAACCAAGCAGCAGAAGCCACAAATCCATCTCAGCCTACTTCTGTATCATATGCTCCTTTCCAAACTACTGAAGATGATAGCAAGAAGGCAGCAGCAGCTGCCGTTGCTGCTAAGCTTGCTGCCTCTGCATCCTCTGCCCAGATGCTTACATCTGTTCTTTCTTCTCTTGTTGCGGAAGAAGCTGCCTCCTTGAATGGTAGCTTAAATTCTACAGGATTTTCATCAGGATTACCTATTTTCAACCCAGAGAAAAGACCCAAACTTGAAAAACCAACACCTGCTCATGATGCTAGCAATTATGATATGGCCAACTCTCCCTTTTATGCCACTATGCAACAGCCATCACTGGCAAATGTACCACTTGCACCGTCAGTTGGCATGCAAGCTGTGTCTCAAGCCAGTCAATTACAACCTGCATTTGCTTCACCACCCCCTCCCCCACTTCATTCTTTGGCAAATCAACCATCAAATCAATATGTCCAATCAACTGGTTTGATGGCTGGGGGAATTCCTTATGGATACAGATCAAATAGCCTACCACCTCCACCTCCACCTCCTTTGCCGCCACACATGGCAATAGGTTTATCAATGCCTGGCACTCAACCAGCACAGCAGCAACAGCAGTCTCCACCGGGATTTTACAGGCCACCTGGCATAGGGTTTTATGGGAAAAGCCACCCATCAACACCACCACCAGTACCTAGGCAGTGA
- the LOC114405703 gene encoding ELMO domain-containing protein A-like gives MSSRTLRRRLHHGDVDGKRQEHLETSGLDSLSEPLLADDDYIENKKICTLEDLWDDERKKAQFHWTFIFSNLIAQWAQWLANVVLGSGSILGRLLSFPSAALNMQNNRMLPPSLSPLQEDRLRNLRQRLEVPFDGSKAEHQDALKLLWKLAYPDRELPSLKSDLWKEMGWQGSDPSTDFRGGGFISLENLIFFAMKYPDSFQRLLHKQDGTRAEWEYPFAVAGINISFMLAQMLDLQAGLPSSSSGIHFLKLLEEDEMAFDILFCVAFQMMDAQWLAKRATYMEFNDVLKSTRTQLERELALEDISSVKDLPAYNMLR, from the exons ATGTCCTCAAGAACGTTGAGGAGAAGACTCCATCATGGGGATGTTGATGGCAAAAGGCAGGAGCATTTGGAGACTTCGGGATTAGATTCGTTGAGTGAGCCCTTGCTGGCAGATGATGATTATATTGAGAATAAGAAG ATATGTACTCTTGAAGATCTATGGGATGATGAGAGGAAGAAGGCCCAGTTTCATTGGACATTCATATTCTCAAACCTCATTGCACAATGGGCACAGTGGTTAG CAAATGTTGTACTAGGATCTGGATCTATTCTTGGGCGTCTTCTATCTTTTCCTTCTGCTGCTTTAAACATGCAAAACAATAGGATGCTTCCTCCATCTCTAAGCCCTCTGCAG GAAGACAGGCTAAGAAACCTACGGCAACGGCTTGAAGTCCCCTTTGATGGTTCTAAAGCAGAGCACCAA GATGCACTTAAATTATTGTGGAAATTGGCTTACCCTGACAGGGAGCTTCCTTCGCTTAAATCAGACCTTTGGAAGGAAATGGGATGGCAAGGTTCAGACCCTTCAACAGATTTTAG GGGTGGAGGATTTATTTCATTAGAGAATCTCATCTTCTTTGCGATGAAGTATCCT GATTCATTCCAGCGATTATTGCATAAACAAGATGGAACCAGAGCTGAGTGGGAATATCCATTTGCAGTAGCTGGAatcaatatttcttttatgttagcACAGATGCTGGATCTTCAAGCAG GGCTTCCATCTTCTTCGTCTGGAATTCATTTTCTCAAATTGCTTGAAGAGGATGAAATGGCATTTGATATCCTTTTTTGTGTAGCCTTTCAAATGATGGATGCTCAGTGGCTAGCCAAGCGTGCGACATATATGGAATTTAAT gaTGTTTTGAAGTCCACAAGAACGCAGTTAGAGCGTGAGCTTGCTCTTGAAGACATTTCCAGCGTGAAAGATTTACCTGCTTACAACATGTTGAGATGA